Proteins encoded by one window of Streptomyces uncialis:
- a CDS encoding DUF402 domain-containing protein, with product MSVNSAEQEAVRTVDVVLVKGGRTKIRYPAVVLDDDGDRVSVRAPWAGDGVRDFGFVRFEPGDVFTEHYWRTRWYAVKEVWTSEGRLKGWYCDVTRPALVPSGEIVVTDLELDLWVSADRSAVLRLDEDEFAASGLDRTDPVAADHAVRALDELERLARAPHDPAAVHAPWWPAG from the coding sequence ATGTCCGTGAACTCGGCTGAGCAGGAGGCCGTCCGCACCGTGGACGTGGTGCTGGTCAAGGGCGGCCGTACGAAGATCCGTTACCCCGCGGTGGTGCTGGACGACGACGGGGACCGGGTGAGCGTACGCGCGCCGTGGGCCGGGGACGGCGTACGGGACTTCGGGTTCGTCCGCTTCGAGCCGGGCGATGTGTTCACGGAGCACTACTGGCGCACCCGCTGGTACGCGGTGAAGGAGGTGTGGACGTCGGAGGGGCGGCTGAAGGGCTGGTACTGCGATGTGACGCGGCCCGCGCTCGTGCCGTCCGGGGAGATCGTGGTGACGGACCTGGAGCTGGATCTGTGGGTGTCCGCCGACCGGTCGGCGGTCCTGCGGCTGGACGAGGACGAGTTCGCGGCGAGCGGGCTGGACCGGACCGATCCGGTCGCGGCGGACCATGCCGTCCGCGCGCTGGACGAGTTGGAGCGGCTCGCCCGCGCGCCGCACGACCCCGCGGCCGTCCATGCCCCCTGGTGGCCCGCCGGTTAG
- a CDS encoding GNAT family N-acetyltransferase, protein MSVVIRELLPTSPADAEGFARVRRAAVPFMLATAESVLFDVSHIHPDAHYRPLLAELDGEIIGTVQSGVAYDSPLPGQGFLNVYVHPEHRRRGAGSLLARTAEAHLAERGVRTVYSWVLDEPENRAFAERRDYRPSRTAHFLRLDLAEGTLPPLAPVPEGVELRTAADFADDPRPMFELDAECVLDEPGDIPAEFDDYEQWLEDTWRHPLLDRSLTTVAVAGGRPVAFTAARTDGGSRYATAMTGTARSHRGQGLAKLVKNDSLHRAREAGITEAFTGNDTGNAPMLAVNTWFGYAIGATEVRYVRELG, encoded by the coding sequence ATGAGTGTCGTCATCCGTGAGCTCCTCCCCACCTCCCCGGCGGACGCCGAGGGTTTCGCCCGGGTCCGCCGCGCGGCCGTCCCGTTCATGCTGGCCACCGCCGAGTCCGTCCTCTTCGACGTGTCCCACATCCACCCGGACGCCCACTACCGTCCGCTGCTCGCCGAGCTGGACGGCGAGATCATCGGCACCGTGCAGTCGGGCGTCGCGTACGACAGCCCGCTTCCCGGGCAGGGGTTCCTGAACGTCTACGTCCACCCGGAGCACCGCCGCCGGGGCGCGGGCTCCCTTCTCGCGCGGACGGCCGAGGCGCATCTGGCCGAGCGGGGGGTGCGGACGGTGTACTCCTGGGTCCTGGACGAGCCGGAGAACCGCGCGTTCGCGGAGCGCAGGGACTACCGCCCGAGCCGCACCGCGCACTTCCTGCGGCTGGACCTCGCGGAGGGCACGCTGCCGCCCCTGGCCCCCGTACCCGAGGGGGTGGAGCTGCGGACGGCGGCCGACTTCGCGGACGACCCGCGTCCGATGTTCGAGCTGGACGCGGAGTGCGTCCTGGACGAGCCGGGGGACATCCCGGCGGAGTTCGACGACTACGAGCAGTGGCTCGAAGACACCTGGCGTCACCCGTTGCTGGACCGGTCGCTGACGACGGTCGCCGTCGCCGGCGGCCGGCCGGTCGCGTTCACCGCGGCCCGTACCGACGGGGGTTCCCGGTACGCGACGGCGATGACGGGCACCGCGCGCTCCCACCGGGGCCAGGGGCTGGCCAAGCTCGTGAAGAACGACTCCCTGCACCGGGCCCGGGAAGCGGGTATCACGGAGGCGTTCACGGGCAACGACACCGGCAACGCCCCGATGCTCGCGGTCAACACGTGGTTCGGGTACGCGATCGGCGCGACGGAGGTGCGGTATGTCCGTGAACTCGGCTGA
- a CDS encoding NAD(P)-dependent oxidoreductase, translating into MDKQAVTLIGLGPMGQAMGAAFLDRGHALTVWNRSPGKADGLVARSAVLADSVEAALRANDLVVLSLTDYEATYGVLGPAQDALAGRVVVNLSSDTPDRAREAAAWIAERGATHLTGGVRVPPSGIGQPGTSTFYSGPREVFERHKETLETLTGADYLGEDPGRAALFYQLQMTVFWTTMLSWLQAVALAGAHGVTAEELAPYVKDTVDIGQFLDFYSARVDRGEHPGDVDRLTMGVASIEHVVHTARDSGVDSTLPSAVHDIFRRGVAAGRGADSFTSLLEVLRKPAA; encoded by the coding sequence ATGGACAAGCAGGCGGTCACCCTCATCGGACTCGGCCCCATGGGGCAGGCGATGGGCGCGGCGTTCCTGGACCGGGGGCACGCCCTCACGGTCTGGAACCGCAGCCCCGGCAAGGCGGACGGCCTGGTGGCGCGGAGCGCGGTCCTCGCGGACAGCGTCGAAGCGGCGCTGCGGGCCAACGACCTGGTCGTGCTGAGCCTGACCGACTACGAGGCGACGTACGGGGTCCTCGGTCCCGCGCAGGACGCGCTCGCGGGCCGGGTCGTCGTCAATCTCAGCTCGGACACCCCCGACCGGGCCCGCGAGGCGGCGGCCTGGATCGCGGAGCGCGGCGCCACGCATCTGACGGGCGGGGTCCGCGTACCGCCGTCCGGGATAGGGCAGCCGGGGACGTCGACCTTCTACAGCGGCCCCCGGGAGGTGTTCGAACGGCACAAGGAGACCCTGGAGACGCTGACCGGCGCGGACTACCTCGGTGAGGACCCGGGCCGGGCGGCCCTCTTCTACCAGCTCCAGATGACTGTCTTCTGGACCACGATGCTGAGCTGGCTCCAGGCGGTGGCCCTGGCCGGGGCCCATGGCGTCACGGCCGAGGAACTGGCCCCGTACGTCAAGGACACCGTGGACATCGGCCAGTTCCTGGACTTCTACTCCGCGCGCGTCGACCGGGGCGAGCACCCCGGTGACGTCGACCGGCTCACCATGGGCGTCGCCAGCATCGAGCACGTGGTGCACACGGCCCGCGACTCGGGCGTGGACAGCACGCTGCCGTCGGCGGTCCACGACATCTTCCGGCGCGGAGTGGCGGCGGGCCGCGGTGCCGACAGCTTCACGAGCCTGCTGGAGGTGCTGAGGAAGCCTGCCGCGTGA
- a CDS encoding GntR family transcriptional regulator: protein MNPLKVVIDQDTPTAPFEQLRAQIADQARSGTLPTGYRLPTVRALAETLGLAANTVAKTYRALEADGVIETRGRNGTFVAAAGDAATRETAVAAMTYAERALRLGVPESQALTAVRESLRATYGR, encoded by the coding sequence GTGAACCCCCTGAAGGTCGTGATCGACCAGGACACCCCCACCGCCCCCTTCGAACAACTCCGCGCCCAGATCGCCGATCAGGCCCGCTCGGGCACCCTGCCGACCGGCTACCGGCTCCCCACCGTCCGCGCCCTCGCGGAGACCCTCGGCCTCGCCGCGAACACCGTTGCGAAGACCTACCGGGCCCTGGAGGCGGACGGGGTCATCGAGACCCGGGGCCGCAACGGCACCTTCGTCGCCGCGGCGGGCGACGCCGCCACCCGGGAGACGGCCGTCGCCGCGATGACCTACGCGGAACGCGCCCTGCGCCTGGGTGTACCCGAGTCGCAGGCCCTCACCGCGGTCCGGGAGTCGCTCCGCGCGACATACGGCCGCTGA
- a CDS encoding TetR/AcrR family transcriptional regulator — protein MKTTSTAPESSGGTVGTRERIVRAASQLMQRQGYDGTGIKQISLEASATLGSVYHFFPGGKQELAVAAIRHGDAEFGDALRVWLDSEADPAKGVAACAVGLAAGLRESGWLDGCPVTSTALGTASRAPDIQEAAAEAFARWRELVAVRLRDAGFAEEVAGELAHTVISTLEGAELAAQVSRSGVPLELAGRHLAQLIDLHR, from the coding sequence GTGAAGACGACGAGCACAGCCCCCGAAAGTTCCGGCGGGACGGTCGGGACGCGCGAGCGGATCGTGCGGGCCGCGTCACAGCTGATGCAGCGGCAGGGCTACGACGGCACGGGGATCAAGCAGATCTCCCTGGAGGCGTCGGCCACGCTCGGCTCGGTGTACCACTTCTTCCCCGGCGGCAAGCAGGAACTCGCCGTCGCCGCGATCCGGCACGGCGACGCGGAGTTCGGCGACGCGCTGCGGGTCTGGCTGGACAGCGAGGCCGATCCGGCGAAGGGCGTCGCCGCGTGCGCGGTGGGCCTCGCGGCCGGGCTGCGGGAGTCCGGGTGGCTGGACGGCTGCCCGGTCACCTCGACCGCGCTGGGTACGGCGAGCCGGGCGCCCGACATCCAGGAGGCCGCGGCGGAGGCGTTCGCGCGCTGGCGTGAGCTGGTCGCCGTCCGGCTCCGGGACGCGGGGTTCGCCGAGGAGGTCGCCGGGGAACTGGCGCACACCGTGATCAGCACGCTGGAGGGCGCGGAGCTCGCCGCGCAGGTCTCGCGCAGCGGGGTGCCGCTGGAGCTGGCCGGGCGTCACCTCGCGCAGCTCATCGACCTCCACCGGTAG
- a CDS encoding SLC13 family permease: MNASSAEALSVVLLLAVLACAVMRPRGWPEAVVAVPAAVVVIATGAISLDHARAEAEQLGPVIGFLAAVLVLARLCDEEGLFHACGAWMARTSTGRPRRLLAQVFAAASLITAVLSLDATVVLLTPVVFATAARLGARSRPHVYACAHLANSASLLLPVSNLTNLLAFAASGLSFTRFAALMTLPWLVAIGIEYAVFRRFFAADLDAGASAPPAVAAPPVPVFALVVVACTLAGFVITSAFGIGPAWAALAGAVVLAVRALARRRTTPAALVRAADLPFLAFVLALGIVVRAVVDNGLGEALGHLVPDGGTLPALLAIAALAAVLANLINNLPAVLVLLPLSAPLGPGAVLAVLIGVNIGPNLTYAGSLATLLWRRIAREHDSDPDLKEFTRLGLLTVPATLAGAVTALWLSLHAIGT, encoded by the coding sequence CTGAACGCGTCATCGGCGGAAGCCCTGTCCGTCGTTCTGCTGCTGGCTGTGCTGGCCTGTGCCGTGATGCGGCCACGGGGCTGGCCGGAGGCCGTCGTGGCGGTGCCGGCCGCCGTCGTCGTGATCGCCACCGGGGCGATCTCCCTCGACCACGCCCGCGCGGAGGCGGAGCAGCTCGGACCGGTGATCGGATTCCTGGCCGCGGTGCTGGTGCTCGCCCGGCTGTGCGACGAGGAAGGGCTGTTCCACGCCTGCGGTGCGTGGATGGCCCGCACCTCGACGGGCCGCCCGCGCCGACTGCTGGCACAGGTGTTCGCCGCCGCGTCGCTGATCACCGCGGTACTCAGCCTGGACGCCACGGTGGTGCTGCTCACCCCGGTGGTGTTCGCCACCGCCGCGCGGCTGGGCGCCCGCTCCCGGCCGCATGTGTACGCCTGCGCCCATCTGGCGAACTCCGCGTCGCTGCTGCTGCCGGTCTCCAACCTGACCAATCTGCTGGCCTTCGCCGCCAGCGGACTCAGCTTCACCCGTTTCGCCGCGCTGATGACCCTCCCGTGGCTGGTGGCCATCGGTATCGAGTACGCGGTGTTCCGGCGCTTCTTCGCCGCCGACCTGGACGCCGGCGCGTCCGCGCCGCCCGCTGTCGCGGCGCCCCCGGTACCGGTCTTCGCGCTGGTGGTGGTCGCCTGCACGCTGGCCGGCTTCGTCATCACCTCCGCGTTCGGGATCGGACCGGCCTGGGCCGCCCTGGCCGGCGCGGTGGTCCTCGCGGTCCGCGCCCTGGCCCGGCGCCGCACCACCCCCGCCGCGCTGGTCCGGGCCGCGGACCTCCCCTTCCTCGCGTTCGTCCTGGCCCTCGGCATCGTGGTCCGCGCGGTGGTGGACAACGGCCTCGGCGAAGCGCTCGGTCATCTGGTGCCCGACGGCGGCACGCTGCCCGCCCTCCTCGCGATCGCCGCGCTGGCCGCCGTACTGGCGAACCTCATCAACAACCTGCCCGCAGTCCTGGTGCTGCTGCCGCTGAGCGCCCCGCTCGGCCCCGGTGCCGTGCTCGCGGTACTGATCGGCGTGAACATCGGGCCCAACCTCACCTACGCCGGTTCGCTGGCCACCTTGCTGTGGCGCCGGATCGCGCGCGAGCACGACAGCGACCCGGACCTCAAGGAGTTCACCCGCCTAGGCCTCCTCACCGTCCCCGCCACCCTCGCGGGAGCGGTGACAGCACTATGGCTCTCCCTCCACGCCATCGGAACCTGA
- a CDS encoding tripartite tricarboxylate transporter TctB family protein, with protein MREHSELGVSLLLLALGALVLTDALTMDVDISQRGPIGPKTVPIAVGIGLLVIAVLLAIDVLRGGHGEAEGGEDIDLSEPADWRTVLLLAGVFLATAVLIDPLGFPVAGALLFWGAAYALGSRHFHRDPLIAAGISLAAFIVFDRLLGVPLPGGPLMGVL; from the coding sequence CTGCGCGAGCACTCCGAACTCGGCGTCAGCCTGCTGCTGCTCGCCCTCGGCGCACTCGTCCTCACCGACGCCCTCACCATGGACGTCGACATCTCCCAGCGCGGGCCCATCGGCCCCAAGACCGTCCCGATCGCGGTCGGCATCGGGCTGCTGGTGATCGCCGTCCTGCTCGCCATCGACGTCCTGCGCGGCGGCCACGGCGAGGCCGAGGGCGGCGAGGACATCGACCTCAGCGAACCCGCCGACTGGCGCACCGTCCTGCTGCTCGCCGGGGTCTTCCTGGCCACCGCTGTCCTGATCGACCCCCTCGGGTTCCCCGTCGCGGGCGCCCTGCTCTTCTGGGGCGCGGCCTACGCCCTCGGCAGCCGGCACTTCCATCGTGATCCGCTCATCGCCGCTGGAATCTCGCTCGCCGCCTTCATCGTCTTCGACCGTCTGCTCGGCGTACCACTGCCCGGCGGACCCCTGATGGGAGTGCTGTGA